A window of Procambarus clarkii isolate CNS0578487 chromosome 9, FALCON_Pclarkii_2.0, whole genome shotgun sequence contains these coding sequences:
- the LOC138362926 gene encoding piggyBac transposable element-derived protein 4-like: protein MIAKYFHVYNNKSIPPGQGVDKLIKVRSLTQYLLNRFKRIYIPNKKLSLDEGTMPWRGRLSFKTYNPNKPDKYGIKLYMLAEATNGYIYDFEIYSGVRKTTIDTVMALIEPLKDKGYHLYMDNYYNSVRLSEALLQVGVYTCGTLRLQCGAPKSLQMQANGKVPVDKTLFKRKHNTFIILWKDKRIVSLITNCHNAETQQVQSRKRVRNRDGTTSVQQVTVNKPNAICDYNTNMKGVNHFDQMIKYYHFTRKTHKWTKKMTFYFVQMAIYNAFVMYNYYTTDRRKLTLLHFHEQVIAALLFYKSSNWPEEDDDIPHAADVNATGANVATPGPSTPRPPTAGPSGVRRPLFTSPVPANLPSSSESEDEAVIITSGASAATRPCIVDNPDRLKRNLSYTQVKIQKRLRCRVCKLSGKRKDTHYKCKTCDVALCPAPCYSRYHRKKKFWADKQ, encoded by the coding sequence ATGATTGCTAAATATTtccatgtttataacaataagtcCATACCACCAGGCCAAGGAGTTGACAAACTTATCAAAGTTCGCTCACTCACGCAATATCTCCTGAATAGATTCAAGAGAATATACATTCCCAATAAAAAATTGAGTTTGGATGAAGGGACAATGCCATGGCGTGGCCGTCTATCTTTCAAGACCTATAATCCCAATAAACCAGATAAATACGGAATAAAGCTCTACATGCTAGCTGAAGCCACCAATGGCTACATTTATGATTTTGAAATCTATTCAGGAGTTCGGAAAACGACGATTGACACAGTTATGGCCTTGATTGAACCACTGAAGGATAaaggttaccatttatatatggacaaCTATTACAATTCGGTCAGATTGAGTGAGGCACTGCTTCAAGTAGgggtatacacctgtggtaccctCAGACTGCAGTGTGGTGCACCTAAATCCCTTCAGATGCAAGCAAATGGTAAAGTGCCAGTAGATAAAACTTTATTCAAACGCAAGCACAATACTTTCATAATTTTGTGGAAAGATAAACGAATTGTTTCACTCATAACAAATTGCCACAATGCAGAAACACAACAGGTTCAAAGCAGAAAACGAGTACGGAATCGTGATGGAACAACCTCAGTGCAGCaggtaactgtcaacaagccgaatgcaatctgtgactacaatacaaacatgaaaggtgttaatcactttgaccaaatgatcaaatattatcacttcacaAGGAAAACACACAAATGGACGAAAAAAATGACCTTttattttgtgcaaatggctatctacaatgcttttgtgatgtacaactactacacaacAGATAGAAGGAAACTGACATTACTCCATTTCCATGAACAAGTCATTGCTGCACTATTGTTCTATAAGTCAAGTAACTGGCCTGAGGAAGATGATGACATCCCACATGCTGCTGATGTCAATGCCACTGGAGCCAATGTTGCAACACCAggaccatcaacacccagacctCCAACAGCAGGACCTTCAGGTGTGAGGCGCCCACTATTCACTTCACCTGTACCTGCAAACTTACCTTCATCGTCTGAGTCAGAAGACGAGGCTGTGATTATCACTAGTGGTGCTTCTGCTGCAACAAGACCCTGTATTGTAGATAATCCAGACCGCCTCAAAAGAAACTTGTCCTATACCCAAGTAAAGATACAGAAGCGTCTGAGGTGTCGTGTGTGCAAATTGTCGGGTAAAAGGAAGGACACACACTATAAGTGCAAGACGTGTGATGTGGCATTGTGTCCTGCACCATGCTACAGCAGATACCATCGAAAGAAAAAATTCTGGGCCGATAAGCAGTAA